A single Numenius arquata chromosome 1, bNumArq3.hap1.1, whole genome shotgun sequence DNA region contains:
- the CREG2 gene encoding protein CREG2, protein MSAGRRLAGWRRRLPTGWWLSAWWWCLLWGGAGGYVVVSSVSWPLPEGGAAADELHSSSTEETLPALLEETGGLWKQSYPASAYREDAALGSGPAARRPGQGAAPSRMFSYRREGGGAAGRAGTARFLARYNTWGFVATRAAQGKIQGMPYGNCLLLSDGPVNNSTGIPFFYVTPKDNTVADLLKNPVASLTLPEADGNFCRKNVIDPEDPRCARLTLTGQMVTVPPEEVEFAKQAMFSRHPVVRKWPRSYEWFFMKMNIEHIWLQSWYGEVSAVAVEEYLKAVPSKG, encoded by the exons ATGTCGGCGGGGCGGCGGCTggcggggtggcggcggcggctgccgacGGGGTGGTGGCTCTCGGCGTGGTGGTGGTGTCTCCTGTGGGGCGGCGCGGGGGGTTACGTGGTGGTCAGCTCGGTGTCCTGGCCGCTGCCcgaggggggggcggcggccgacGAGCTGCACAGCTCCTCCACCGAGGAGACCCTCCCCGCCTTGCTGGAGGAGACGGGCGGCCTCTGGAAGCAGAGCTACCCGGCCTCGGCTTACCGGGAGGATGCCGCCCTGGGCTCCGGGCCGGCGGCGAGACGGCCGGGGCAGGGGGCCGCCCCCTCCAGGATGTTCTCCTACCgacgggagggcggcggggcggcgggacgCGCCGGGACCGCCCGCTTCCTCGCCCGCTACAACACCTGGGGCTTCGTGGCTACGCGGGCCGCGCAAGGAAAG ATCCAAGGTATGCCCTATGGGAACTGTTTACTTCTCAGTGACGGTCCCGTCAATAATAGCACTGGAATCCCTTTCTTTTACGTGACGCCGAAGGATAACACTGTGGCAGATCTCCTGAAGAATCCTGTGGCTTCTCTGACCCTGCCAGAGGCAGACGGAAATTTCTGCAG aaaaaatgtaattgaTCCGGAGGATCCAAGGTGTGCCAGGCTGACTCTCACGGGACAGATGGTTACGGTGCCTCCGGAGGAAGTGGAATTTGCCAAGCAAGCAATGTTTTCCAG gCACCCGGTGGTAAGAAAGTGGCCTCGCAGCTATGAATGGTTCTTCATGAAAATGAACATTGAGCACATCTGGCTTCAAAGCTGGTATGGAGAAGTTTCTGCCGTTGCAGTAGAGGAGTATTTAAAAGCAGTTCCAAGTAAAGGATGA